A genomic window from Salvelinus namaycush isolate Seneca chromosome 5, SaNama_1.0, whole genome shotgun sequence includes:
- the si:dkeyp-115e12.6 gene encoding histone-lysine N-methyltransferase 2D, whose protein sequence is MEAGDDTLLDSAPLAPLQITCLEKQVVMLQAELQSLSEENQRQAEELTVWRLTAQPLCLDPEDLTAATLSPGHNTAPLSPGHNTAPLSPGHNTAPLSPGHNTAPLSPGHNTATLSPGHNTATLSPGHNTATLSPGQHSSVTVIREDELLLSCTSSRLYGRTLASRLHHCNSPGAKSLQNPSRKNKSTHPQETEKQTNEHGEDGEEADITKDVYQISELQTKATEHTNQDDSENKTNPNTPRATDETQAKEIVSRHNLDVIELDNKEFPTLSLAEAQSTEAQSSEINHPSHHQEEPISTSVENKNHSSVRRKVTTTSEWRTERTIVETKVLSSKVIPAGWTGQERLSSVEVSSTSSQTEEGRETGALPETHHVYTQTEKEEEEENDEEPTESPPVSPVQMSEGDRMLFSGSFPIPADPARLAERIRRNRTQMSAAYDDTEYEPYGLPEVVMKGFADIPSGLGCPYIVRRGLLGTAAMPRPQRDPGQRGGGQEDPD, encoded by the exons ATGGAGGCAGGGGATGATACTCTACTAGACTCTGCTCCACTGGCTCCACTCCAGATCACCTGCCTAGAGAAGCAG gTGGTTATGCTGCAGGCTGAACTGCAGTCTCTCTCTGAGGAGAACCAGAGGCAGGCTGAGGAGCTGACAGTGTGGAGGCTGACGGCCCAGCCCCTCTGTCTAGACCCAGAGGACCTCACCGCTGCTACCCTCAGCCCTGGACACAACACTGCTCCCCTCAGCCCTGGACACAACACTGCTCCCCTCAGCCCTGGACACAACACTGCTCCCCTCAGCCCTGGACACAACACTGCTCCCCTCAGCCCTGGACACAACACTGCTACCCTCAGCCCTGGACACAACACTGCTACCCTCAGCCCTGGACACAACACTGCTACCCTCAGCCCTGGCCAACACAGCAGTGTGACGGTGATCAGAGAGGATGAGCTGCttctctcctgtacctccagtAGACTGTATGGGAGGACCCTGGCCTCAAG ACTACATCACTGCAATTCTCCTGGGGCAAAGAGTCTCCAAAACCCATCCAGAAAGAACAAATCTACACATCCCcaagagacagaaaaacagaccAATGAACATGGGGAAGATGGTGAAGAAGCAGACATCACCAAAGATGTTTACCAAATCTCAGAGCTCCAGACCAAGGCAACAGAGCACACTAACCAAGATGATTCAGAAAACAAGACCAATCCAAACACTCCCAGAGCAACAGATGAGACCCAGGCCAAAGAAATAGTCTCAAGGCACAATCTAGACGTCATAGAACTAGATAACAAAGAGTTCCCCACTCTATCTCTCGCTGAGGCTCAATCCACTGAAGCACAGTCCTCTGAAATCAATCATCCCAGTCACCATCAAGAGGAACCAATCTCCACTAGTGTTGAGAATAAAAATCACTCCTCGGTCCGTAGAAAAGTCACCACTACATCAGAGTGGCGAACTGAGAGAACGATAGTGGAGACCAAGGTTCTGAGTTCAAAGGTCATACCAGCAGGATGGACAGGTCAAGAGAGATTGAGCTCTGTAGAGGTGAGTAGTACCAGCTCTCagacagaggaggggagagaaacagGCGCCCTACCAGAAACACACCACGTATACACACAGacggagaaggaggaagaggaggagaatgatGAAGAACCCACAGAATCACCCCCTGTGTCACCAGTCCAGATGTCTGAGGGGGACAGGATGTTGTTTTCTGGGTCCTTCCCGATCCCTGCCGACCCAGCCCGCCTGGCGGAGCGGATCCGTCGTAACCGGACTCAGATGTCTGCAGCGTACGATGATACGGAATACGAACCCTACGGCCTGCCTGAGGTGGTCATgaaag gTTTTGCTGACATTCCCAGTGGTCTAGGCTGTCCGTACATTGTGAGGAGGGGGCTCCTGGGTACTGCTGCTATGCCCCGTCCCCAGAGAGATCCCggccagagggggggggggcaggaggaCCCTGATTAA